A DNA window from Anastrepha ludens isolate Willacy chromosome 6, idAnaLude1.1, whole genome shotgun sequence contains the following coding sequences:
- the LOC128866992 gene encoding protein phyllopod produces MSEKSSEYLKRTCLICGCHTNQTINIYEPRSGPNIVELIQAKFKFQPLNEDKYLCFSCNNWLINWHSLQALNSNDAESPSGTFRPQMNSVLHKEKPENQRQQTHSSQFHWQTSAQLCRPTAKIRPWSITGKTSNQIGTEEFILPKHFPLPVQNLFVRKSKRILKYQRKFRSRKLHYGRRKLLLKNSRLRRKFIQYKGTSNSYIFDKCDQSNKTPDSTSPHFLSILKCKKEKKYFTSNSKKCSYLKNEYKEKAKQKQEYWQTDVRVSKQKSIESNNNVINDLSTPANVDNKNKQLLGRPLVDGKVVSMLRRLGTTLSHENFNESTNTSKILFPRIMSPTKSKPQWTRQLDEDEILLGFDSAISEVLPQIIQGQQQNIHDDKCMPEIMAVMQAKRKLTYQVSIGKDCSQCVNPLLPEGLSISLV; encoded by the exons ATGTCAGAAAAATCTTCAGAATATTTAAAGCGAACTTGCCTTATCTGCGGCTGCCACACAAATCAAACCATCAATATATATGAGCCGCGAAGTGGGCCAAATATTGTTGAACTTATTCAAGCCAAATTCAAATTTCAG ccCTTAAACGAAGATAAATACCTTTGTTTTAGCTGCAATAATTGGTTAATCAACTGGCACTCACTGCAGGCATTGAACAGTAACGACGCGGAGAGCCCATCCGGTACCTTTCGCCCTCAAATGAATAGTGTGTTACACAAGGAGAAACCGGAAAATCAACGCCAACAAACACATTCAAGTCAATTTCATTGGCAAACGAGTGCTCAACTTTGTCGACCTACAGCCAAAATACGCCCTTGGAGCATAACAGGGAAAACATCCAATCAAATCGGCACGGAAGAATTTATATTGCCAAAACACTTTCCTTTGCCAGTGCAAAACTTATTTGTAAGAAAAAGTAAACGCATCTTGAAATATCAACGGAAATTTCGTAGTCGAAAATTGCATTATGGGAGGCGCAAATtactattaaaaaattcaagactACGGCGTAAGTTCATACAGTACAAAGGAACTTCTAACAGTTATATTTTTGACAAATGCGACCAATCAAATAAGACTCCAGACTCAACGTCTCCtcattttttatcaattctAAAATGTAAGAAGGAGAAAAAGTATTTCACTTCTAACAGCAAAAAGTGCTCGTATTTGAAAAATGAGTATAAGgagaaagcaaaacaaaagcaagaaTATTGGCAAACAGATGTACGTGTAtctaaacaaaaatcaattgaaaGCAATAACAACGTTATTAACGATTTAAGTACACCCGCAAACGtagataataaaaacaaacagttgTTAGGACGCCCTCTAGTAGATGGCAAGGTGGTGTCAATGTTACGACGACTTGGAACTACACTTTCTCATGAGAACTTCAATGAAAGcacaaatacttcaaaaattCTGTTTCCGCGAATAATGAGCCCTACAAAATCAAAACCTCAATGGACACGTCAGCTGGATGAAGATGAAATTCTACTCGGTTTTGATTCCGCAATATCGGAAGTGCTGCCACAGATAATCCAAGGACAGCAACAAAATATACACGACGATAAATGTATGCCGGAAATTATGGCTGTGATGCAGGCAAAACGAAAATTGACGTATCAAGTATCAATTGGTAAAGATTGCAGTCAATGTGTTAACCCTCTGTTACCTGAAGGCCTGAGTATTTCATTAGTTTAA